A region from the Variovorax sp. RKNM96 genome encodes:
- the cysK gene encoding cysteine synthase A, with product MKAQNILQTIGNTPHIRINRLFGNAKQAVWIKSERANPGGSIKDRIALSMVEDAEKSGALKPGGTIVEPTSGNTGIGLAMVAAVKGYKLILVMPDSMSIERRRLMLAYGATFDLTPRAGGMKASIARAEEIVAGTPGAWMPQQFNNPANVEVHVRTTAEEIAADFPDGIDVIITGVGTGGHITGVAKVLKKKWPKLQVFAVEPVASPVISGGAPSPHPIQGIGAGFIPKNLDTSLLDGVLQVDAEPAREMARRCAQEEGILVGISSGATLAAIAQKLPSLAPDAVVLGFNYDTGERYLSVEGFLPA from the coding sequence ATGAAGGCCCAGAACATCCTCCAGACCATCGGCAACACGCCGCACATCCGCATCAACCGCCTGTTCGGCAATGCGAAGCAGGCGGTCTGGATCAAGTCGGAGCGCGCCAACCCCGGCGGCTCGATCAAGGACCGCATCGCGCTGTCGATGGTGGAAGACGCCGAGAAGTCCGGCGCGCTCAAGCCCGGCGGCACGATCGTGGAGCCCACCTCGGGCAACACCGGCATCGGTCTCGCGATGGTCGCGGCCGTCAAGGGCTACAAGCTGATCCTGGTGATGCCCGACAGCATGTCCATCGAGCGCCGTCGCCTGATGCTGGCCTACGGCGCCACCTTCGACCTCACGCCGCGCGCCGGCGGCATGAAGGCCTCCATCGCGCGCGCCGAGGAAATCGTGGCCGGCACACCGGGCGCGTGGATGCCGCAGCAGTTCAACAACCCGGCCAACGTCGAGGTGCACGTGCGCACCACGGCCGAGGAAATCGCGGCGGACTTTCCCGACGGCATCGACGTGATCATCACCGGCGTGGGCACGGGCGGCCACATCACCGGCGTGGCGAAGGTGCTCAAGAAGAAGTGGCCCAAGCTGCAGGTGTTCGCGGTGGAGCCGGTGGCCTCGCCCGTCATCTCCGGCGGCGCGCCGTCCCCGCACCCGATCCAGGGCATCGGCGCGGGCTTCATTCCGAAGAACCTGGACACCTCGCTGCTCGACGGCGTGCTGCAGGTCGATGCCGAACCGGCGCGCGAAATGGCCCGCCGGTGCGCGCAGGAAGAAGGCATCCTGGTGGGCATCTCGTCGGGCGCCACGCTCGCGGCCATTGCGCAGAAGCTGCCGTCGCTCGCACCCGATGCGGTGGTGCTCGGCTTCAACTACGACACGGGCGAGCGATACCTCTCCGTCGAGGGCTTCCTGCCGGCCTGA
- a CDS encoding TolC family protein — MTRFAFRMASLAVAAGLAACAAVGPDYKQPADALASQPAAAKPFAEAPANAAPLPPHWWRLYQDPLLDKLVTQALAHNTDLRQAVANLERERAIESEVAGAERPTLGVSGGPSFGHVSGLSLLQKGYEPPSRFNYSAGASLSYQVDLFGQIRRSIEAAGASTEAAAAALDLVRVNVAAGTARAYAEACSTGLRLQIAQKSIALQQDAVNVTDRLQRAGRAGAIDTGRARAQLQQLNATVPPLKAERQGALYRLATLTGALPQDFPREVADCTVPPRVAGTLPVGDGAALLRRRPDIRQAERSLAASTARIGVATADLYPKVTLGLSASSVGPATDFGRKDTMSFSMGPLISWTIPNTGIAQARIAEAEAGTRGALAKFDGTVLTALRETETALGTYARELDRRAALQASRDESAKVAAQARQLYQNGRTAYLDALDAERSLAASDAALAASEAQLADDQVVLFMALGGGWEPDESSAVALDRNTATVKQ; from the coding sequence ATGACCCGCTTCGCTTTTCGCATGGCCTCATTGGCGGTTGCCGCCGGGCTCGCCGCATGCGCGGCGGTCGGGCCCGACTACAAGCAACCCGCCGATGCGCTCGCCAGCCAGCCCGCCGCCGCAAAGCCTTTCGCCGAGGCGCCCGCGAATGCCGCGCCGCTGCCCCCGCACTGGTGGCGCCTGTACCAAGACCCTCTGCTCGACAAGCTCGTCACGCAAGCCCTCGCGCACAACACCGACCTGCGCCAGGCCGTCGCGAACCTCGAACGCGAGCGTGCCATCGAGTCCGAAGTGGCCGGCGCCGAGCGCCCCACGCTGGGCGTGAGCGGCGGCCCGTCGTTCGGCCACGTGTCGGGCCTCTCGCTGCTGCAGAAGGGCTACGAGCCGCCGAGCCGCTTCAACTACAGCGCGGGTGCATCGCTCTCCTACCAGGTCGACCTGTTCGGCCAGATCCGCCGCAGCATCGAAGCGGCCGGCGCCAGCACCGAAGCCGCCGCCGCCGCACTCGATCTCGTGCGTGTGAACGTCGCTGCCGGTACCGCTCGCGCCTACGCCGAGGCCTGCTCGACGGGCCTGCGCCTGCAGATCGCGCAGAAGTCCATCGCCCTGCAGCAAGACGCGGTGAACGTCACCGACCGCCTGCAGCGCGCCGGCCGCGCCGGTGCCATCGACACCGGCCGCGCGCGCGCGCAACTGCAGCAGTTGAACGCCACCGTGCCCCCGCTGAAGGCCGAGCGCCAGGGCGCGCTCTACCGCCTCGCCACGCTGACCGGCGCGCTGCCGCAGGACTTCCCGCGCGAGGTCGCTGACTGCACCGTGCCCCCGCGCGTGGCCGGCACGTTGCCCGTGGGCGATGGCGCGGCCCTGCTGCGCCGCCGCCCCGACATTCGTCAGGCCGAGCGCAGCCTGGCCGCATCGACCGCGCGCATCGGCGTGGCCACGGCCGATCTCTATCCGAAGGTCACGCTCGGCCTCTCGGCTTCATCGGTCGGTCCCGCCACCGACTTCGGCCGCAAGGACACGATGAGCTTCAGCATGGGCCCGCTGATCTCCTGGACCATTCCCAACACCGGCATCGCGCAGGCCCGCATTGCCGAGGCCGAGGCCGGCACGCGCGGCGCACTCGCGAAGTTCGACGGCACCGTGCTCACCGCGCTGCGCGAAACCGAGACCGCGCTCGGCACGTATGCCCGCGAACTCGACCGCCGCGCCGCCCTGCAGGCCTCGCGCGACGAAAGCGCGAAGGTCGCGGCGCAGGCGCGCCAGCTTTATCAGAACGGCCGCACCGCCTATCTCGACGCGCTCGATGCCGAGCGCTCGCTCGCGGCAAGCGATGCGGCCCTGGCGGCCAGCGAAGCGCAACTGGCCGACGACCAGGTGGTGTTGTTCATGGCGCTCGGCGGCGGCTGGGAGCCTGATGAATCCAGCGCCGTTGCGCTCGACAGGAACACGGCGACCGTGAAGCAATGA
- a CDS encoding MarR family transcriptional regulator yields MHLGMSLSTLQRSYRAVADKAVAHVGVSQTLAWPIVMIGRMGDGMRQGVLAEVLGIEGPSLVRSVDQLVEAGFVRRLEDPADRRAKTLHLTPTGVTACAALEASLSEMRSTLFEGVSDDDIAACLRVFATLEERLGRNALAAQEGRK; encoded by the coding sequence ATGCACCTGGGCATGTCGTTGTCCACGCTGCAGCGCTCCTACCGTGCCGTGGCCGACAAGGCGGTGGCCCACGTCGGCGTGTCGCAGACGCTGGCCTGGCCGATCGTGATGATCGGACGCATGGGCGACGGCATGCGCCAGGGTGTGCTCGCCGAGGTGCTGGGCATCGAAGGGCCGTCGCTGGTGCGCTCGGTCGATCAATTGGTGGAGGCGGGCTTCGTGCGGCGCCTCGAAGACCCGGCCGACCGCCGCGCCAAGACCCTGCACCTCACACCCACCGGCGTGACCGCCTGCGCCGCCCTCGAAGCCTCGTTGAGCGAGATGCGAAGCACGCTGTTCGAGGGCGTCAGCGACGACGACATCGCCGCATGCCTGCGCGTCTTCGCCACGCTCGAGGAGCGCCTGGGCCGCAACGCCCTGGCCGCACAGGAAGGCCGCAAGTAG
- a CDS encoding FUSC family protein, with protein sequence MAALRLPRFSRAELLFSGKSFAAAMLAMYLASRAGLPRPFWALMTTYIVAHPLAGAVRSKAVYRFAGTLIGSTATVLLVPALSNAPELLTLVLALWVGLCLCISLLDRTPRSYVFMLAGYTAALIGFPSVQTPLVLFDTAVARVEEIGLGIFCATLIHSLVLPTGLAPTVLGLLDRTLQDARKWLGDLLQPAGRKSDADPKRLDDDRRRLAGDITQLRLLSTHVPFDTTHLRWTAGAIRAMQDRVAALTPALSAVEDRLRALEQAEGALAPDVAAVLAHAAQWLRAEAEPASDNAARAERLQALRNAIAALSATPQSGNGAQPTAWGRALRIGLAGRLEELVDGWTACAQLRLDIDEGLQGAAPLRRTAALGSRALHRDYGMALLSALAAVIAICLCGAFWIFTGWTMGSVATMMAAVFCCFFATMDDPVPAIHGFLKWTLWSVPISAVYVLVLMPTVQDFGMLVAICAPLFLVLGLYLPRPAYFMPAMAMVFGVAGTLALHDTASADLVSFINSTIGQIVGVVVAARVTRIVRSVGADWSARRIQRATWRELGEMAASSQPQYAQSDAYAVRMLDRIGLLAPRIAQAGGSVEGVAANDALRDLRMGADIAVLQRVRAQLPLATSAALLGGISRFFRQRGEGRMTPRPQGLLPQIDEALNAVLAARDTSSASRSAVTALVGLRRNLFPDAPPTLAAVIPQGASA encoded by the coding sequence ATGGCCGCGCTCCGCCTGCCGCGCTTCAGCCGCGCGGAGCTCCTGTTCTCCGGCAAGAGCTTCGCCGCCGCGATGCTCGCGATGTACCTCGCCAGCCGGGCCGGCCTGCCGCGTCCGTTCTGGGCGCTCATGACCACCTACATCGTGGCCCATCCGCTGGCCGGCGCAGTGCGCTCCAAGGCGGTGTACCGCTTCGCCGGCACGCTCATCGGCAGCACGGCGACGGTGCTGCTGGTGCCTGCGCTTTCGAACGCGCCTGAACTGCTGACGCTGGTGCTCGCGCTGTGGGTCGGCCTGTGCCTGTGCATCTCGCTCCTCGACCGCACGCCGCGCTCGTACGTCTTCATGCTCGCGGGATACACCGCCGCGCTGATCGGCTTCCCGTCGGTGCAGACGCCGCTGGTGCTCTTCGACACCGCCGTGGCGCGCGTCGAGGAGATTGGCCTCGGCATCTTCTGCGCCACGCTGATCCACAGCCTCGTGCTGCCCACGGGTCTTGCGCCCACGGTGCTGGGCCTGCTCGACCGCACGCTGCAGGATGCGCGCAAATGGCTCGGCGACCTGCTGCAGCCGGCCGGCCGCAAGAGCGATGCCGACCCCAAGCGCCTGGACGACGACCGCCGCCGCCTCGCGGGCGACATCACGCAGCTGCGCCTGCTCTCCACCCATGTGCCCTTCGACACCACGCACCTGCGCTGGACGGCCGGCGCGATCCGCGCGATGCAGGACCGCGTTGCCGCGCTCACGCCCGCGCTCTCGGCCGTCGAAGACCGGCTGCGCGCGCTCGAACAGGCCGAAGGTGCGCTCGCCCCCGACGTCGCCGCCGTGCTCGCGCATGCGGCGCAATGGCTGCGCGCAGAAGCCGAACCCGCGAGCGACAACGCCGCGCGCGCCGAACGCCTGCAAGCCCTTCGCAATGCCATCGCCGCACTGAGCGCCACGCCGCAATCCGGCAACGGTGCGCAACCCACCGCATGGGGCCGCGCCCTGCGCATCGGCCTCGCCGGCCGCCTCGAAGAACTGGTCGATGGTTGGACCGCCTGCGCCCAGCTGCGCCTCGATATCGACGAAGGCCTCCAGGGCGCCGCCCCGTTGCGCCGCACGGCTGCGCTCGGCAGCCGCGCATTGCACCGCGACTACGGCATGGCGCTGCTCTCCGCACTGGCGGCCGTCATCGCCATCTGCCTTTGCGGCGCGTTCTGGATCTTCACCGGCTGGACCATGGGCTCGGTCGCCACCATGATGGCCGCGGTCTTCTGCTGCTTCTTCGCGACCATGGACGACCCGGTGCCGGCGATCCACGGCTTCCTGAAGTGGACGCTGTGGTCCGTTCCCATCTCCGCGGTCTACGTGCTGGTGCTCATGCCCACGGTGCAAGACTTCGGCATGCTGGTCGCGATCTGCGCGCCGCTCTTCCTGGTGCTGGGCCTCTACCTGCCGCGGCCGGCCTACTTCATGCCCGCGATGGCGATGGTCTTCGGCGTGGCCGGCACGCTCGCGCTGCACGACACCGCCAGCGCCGACCTCGTGAGCTTCATCAACAGCACGATCGGCCAGATCGTCGGCGTGGTGGTCGCGGCCCGCGTCACGCGCATCGTGCGCTCGGTGGGCGCCGACTGGAGCGCGCGCCGCATCCAGCGCGCGACCTGGCGCGAGCTCGGCGAGATGGCCGCTTCTTCGCAGCCGCAGTACGCTCAGAGTGACGCCTACGCGGTGCGCATGCTCGACCGCATCGGCCTGCTCGCACCGCGCATTGCCCAGGCCGGCGGCAGCGTCGAGGGCGTGGCCGCCAACGACGCGCTGCGCGACCTGCGCATGGGCGCCGACATCGCGGTGCTGCAGCGCGTGCGCGCCCAATTGCCGCTGGCCACCTCGGCCGCGCTGCTGGGCGGCATCTCGCGCTTCTTCCGCCAGCGCGGCGAGGGCCGTATGACGCCGCGGCCACAAGGCCTGCTGCCGCAGATCGATGAAGCGCTCAACGCGGTGCTCGCCGCGCGCGATACGTCTTCGGCGTCGCGCTCCGCCGTCACTGCGCTGGTGGGCCTGCGCCGCAACCTGTTCCCCGACGCACCGCCAACGCTCGCGGCCGTCATTCCCCAAGGAGCTTCCGCATGA
- a CDS encoding AraC family transcriptional regulator, with protein MNPHADPLSELVDWLGLRGRMDLHCLFGEDWAAPHEAIGPWRAPFHIVLRGRCELWLPESRTLVPLEEGSLVILPRGPAHVLRTAGLQGEGRAIRLRTGELLDLKTNLRRPEKADTDILCGEFEFPGRRRSVLLEALPEPLVIAFAGRPGFAWLEGLVRLMAQEISQQRAGAAAIVAQLSGTLFTLAVRAHLETRPELSGVLGLMASPRLAPGLQAMLAQPQEPWTVASLAARCHLSRATFAREFTRRVGTGPLEFLTTLRMELASRLLAQGGQGARDMASIGEAVGYRSEAAFNRAFARHAGITPGRFRRGANDMKAG; from the coding sequence ATGAACCCGCACGCCGATCCCCTGAGCGAACTCGTCGACTGGCTCGGCCTGCGCGGCCGCATGGACCTGCACTGCCTGTTCGGCGAGGATTGGGCGGCACCGCACGAGGCCATCGGCCCGTGGCGCGCGCCCTTTCATATCGTGCTGCGCGGGCGCTGCGAACTCTGGCTGCCCGAGAGCCGCACGCTGGTGCCGCTGGAGGAGGGGAGTCTCGTGATCCTGCCGCGCGGGCCGGCGCATGTGCTGCGCACCGCCGGGCTGCAGGGCGAGGGCCGCGCGATCCGCCTGCGGACGGGCGAGCTGCTCGATCTCAAGACCAACCTCCGGCGCCCCGAGAAGGCGGACACCGACATCCTCTGCGGCGAATTCGAGTTCCCCGGCCGGCGCCGCAGTGTGCTGCTGGAGGCGCTGCCCGAACCCTTGGTGATCGCCTTCGCCGGCCGCCCCGGGTTCGCGTGGCTCGAAGGACTGGTGCGGCTCATGGCGCAAGAGATTTCGCAGCAACGCGCCGGCGCCGCAGCCATCGTGGCGCAGCTGTCAGGCACGCTGTTCACGCTGGCGGTGCGCGCGCACCTGGAGACGCGGCCCGAGCTCAGCGGCGTGCTCGGCCTCATGGCCAGCCCGCGTCTTGCGCCTGGCCTGCAGGCGATGCTGGCGCAGCCGCAGGAACCCTGGACCGTGGCGTCGCTGGCCGCGCGCTGCCATCTCTCGCGCGCCACCTTCGCACGCGAATTCACGCGGCGCGTGGGCACCGGGCCGCTCGAATTCCTGACGACGCTGCGCATGGAGCTGGCCTCGCGCCTGCTCGCGCAAGGCGGGCAGGGCGCGCGGGATATGGCCAGCATCGGCGAGGCGGTCGGCTACCGCTCGGAGGCCGCATTCAACCGCGCGTTCGCGCGGCACGCGGGGATCACGCCGGGGCGGTTCCGGCGGGGCGCGAACGACATGAAGGCCGGCTGA
- a CDS encoding HlyD family secretion protein yields the protein MTASSSSDNSRIQRLLRVLLTVAVVAAAVWAGFRLWDHYELAPWTRDGRVRANVVQIAPDVSGLVTAVPIHDNQSVAAGTLLFEVDRARYDLAVRQAQAALSAQRAASAQVQRENARNTGLDELVSKEAREQTRSRVEQMQAAVAQAEVALDSARLNLQRAQVRAPADGLVTNLDLRQGSYAAAGRPVLALVDAQSFYVEGYFEETKLPRIHLGDRVRVTPMGGGAVLEGSVDSVAAGIADRDRSTSANLLPSVNPTFNWVRLAQRIPVRVKLDPLPEGARLVAGQTVTVQVLDRVAARGAAAPQKG from the coding sequence ATGACAGCCAGTTCTTCTTCAGACAACTCCCGGATACAGCGCCTGCTGCGCGTCCTCCTCACCGTGGCCGTGGTGGCCGCGGCCGTCTGGGCCGGCTTCCGGCTCTGGGACCACTACGAGCTCGCGCCATGGACGCGCGACGGCCGCGTGCGCGCCAACGTGGTCCAGATCGCGCCCGACGTGTCGGGCCTCGTCACCGCCGTGCCGATCCACGACAACCAATCGGTCGCTGCCGGCACGCTGCTGTTCGAGGTGGACCGCGCCCGCTACGACCTCGCCGTGCGCCAGGCCCAGGCCGCGCTTTCCGCGCAACGCGCCGCGAGCGCGCAGGTGCAGCGCGAGAACGCGCGCAACACGGGCCTGGACGAACTCGTCTCCAAGGAAGCGCGCGAACAGACCCGTTCGCGCGTCGAGCAGATGCAGGCCGCCGTCGCGCAGGCCGAAGTGGCGCTCGATTCCGCGCGCCTGAACCTGCAGCGCGCCCAGGTGCGCGCGCCGGCCGATGGCCTCGTCACCAACCTCGACCTGCGCCAGGGCAGCTACGCCGCAGCGGGCCGGCCGGTGCTCGCGCTGGTCGACGCGCAGTCGTTCTATGTCGAAGGCTATTTCGAGGAAACGAAACTGCCGCGCATCCATCTGGGCGACCGCGTGCGCGTCACGCCGATGGGCGGCGGCGCGGTGCTCGAAGGTTCGGTCGACAGCGTGGCCGCCGGCATTGCCGATCGCGACCGCTCCACCAGCGCGAACCTGCTGCCCAGCGTGAACCCGACCTTCAACTGGGTGCGGCTCGCGCAGCGCATTCCGGTGCGCGTGAAGCTCGATCCGCTGCCCGAAGGCGCACGGCTCGTGGCGGGCCAGACCGTGACCGTGCAGGTGCTGGATCGCGTCGCCGCCCGCGGTGCCGCCGCGCCGCAGAAGGGATGA
- a CDS encoding DUF1656 domain-containing protein yields the protein MIGEASFYGLYLPWLMVLAAGALLALWGVRRLLAATGLYRWVWHPALFDMALYLLLLYALSRLTSHLQ from the coding sequence ATGATCGGCGAAGCCAGTTTCTACGGCCTCTACCTGCCATGGCTCATGGTGCTCGCCGCCGGTGCGCTGCTCGCGCTCTGGGGCGTGCGCCGCCTGCTCGCGGCCACCGGCCTCTACCGCTGGGTGTGGCACCCGGCGCTGTTCGACATGGCGCTCTACCTGCTGCTGCTCTATGCGCTGAGCCGCCTCACCTCCCACCTTCAATGA
- the tehA gene encoding dicarboxylate transporter/tellurite-resistance protein TehA: protein MTSARAPIPVSYFGIAVGALALGNAWRVAVPLWHLPQDIAHVATWSSLAVWLALLALYAHKWLRHGDAARAEMNHPVQSSFASLVPLASMLAAMALQPYARTLALAVFVVAIAASLVLGLWLYGRTWQGGLAPELVTPAFYLPAVGQNFVAGTAAAAFGWPQLGMWFFGAGLFSWLAIESLILGRAATREPLPEALRPVLGIQLAPPVVGGVTYMSLNHGAPDLFAQVLLGYGLFQALLLLRLLPWIARQPFTPSYWGFTFGVAALPTLAMRLVTAGATGPVEWVAPAAFAAANVIIGFLAVRTIALLLQGRLLPAATPSR from the coding sequence ATGACTTCCGCGCGTGCCCCCATTCCCGTTTCCTATTTCGGCATTGCCGTCGGTGCGCTGGCGCTGGGCAATGCCTGGCGCGTCGCGGTGCCACTCTGGCATTTGCCGCAAGACATCGCCCATGTCGCGACATGGAGCAGCCTCGCGGTGTGGCTCGCGCTGCTGGCGCTCTATGCCCACAAGTGGCTGCGCCACGGCGACGCCGCACGGGCCGAGATGAACCACCCGGTGCAGTCGTCGTTCGCGTCGCTGGTCCCGCTGGCCAGCATGCTCGCGGCGATGGCGCTGCAGCCCTACGCGAGGACTTTGGCGCTGGCCGTGTTCGTGGTGGCCATTGCCGCGTCGCTCGTGCTCGGCCTCTGGCTCTACGGGCGAACATGGCAGGGCGGGCTCGCGCCCGAACTCGTCACGCCGGCCTTCTACCTGCCGGCGGTCGGGCAGAACTTCGTGGCCGGCACAGCCGCTGCGGCCTTCGGCTGGCCGCAACTGGGCATGTGGTTCTTCGGCGCGGGGCTCTTCTCGTGGCTGGCCATCGAATCGCTGATCCTCGGCCGCGCAGCGACACGCGAGCCGCTGCCCGAAGCGCTGCGCCCCGTGCTGGGCATCCAGCTCGCACCGCCGGTGGTGGGCGGCGTCACGTACATGAGCCTGAACCACGGCGCGCCCGACCTGTTCGCGCAGGTGCTGCTCGGCTACGGCCTGTTCCAGGCGCTGCTGCTCCTTCGCCTCTTGCCGTGGATCGCAAGGCAGCCCTTCACGCCGTCGTACTGGGGCTTCACCTTCGGCGTGGCGGCGCTGCCGACCCTGGCCATGCGCCTCGTCACGGCCGGCGCCACCGGGCCTGTCGAATGGGTCGCGCCGGCGGCCTTCGCGGCGGCCAACGTGATCATCGGATTCCTGGCGGTCAGGACGATCGCGCTGCTGCTGCAAGGACGCCTGTTGCCTGCTGCAACACCCTCGCGCTGA
- a CDS encoding helix-turn-helix transcriptional regulator, with protein MATPATRFVEIQNVEGMAGPFYFRYDEFGADVRAAPHSHTWGHLNYAAHGTMQMETEGLRFLSPPQYAVWIPPTVVHSCTLRHAVVYRSIYITRDLCERLPSEPCTVRISPIIRSVLADFAARDVHVPSTPADLRLAHVVVDQLAVAEVQRCYLPAAAAPALVSVLEALQANPGDHRSFAEWAESVHMTERTLARQCQRELGMSFGDWRQRLRFLRAIDALEAGRTVQEIAFDLGYSTASAFIAMFQREAGTTPEQYRKEFCGIA; from the coding sequence ATGGCCACGCCCGCGACGCGCTTTGTCGAGATCCAGAACGTCGAGGGGATGGCGGGCCCCTTCTATTTCCGGTACGACGAGTTCGGTGCCGACGTGCGGGCCGCGCCGCACAGCCACACCTGGGGCCACCTGAACTACGCCGCGCACGGCACGATGCAGATGGAAACGGAAGGCCTGCGCTTTCTGTCGCCGCCGCAGTACGCGGTGTGGATTCCGCCGACGGTGGTGCACAGCTGCACGCTGCGGCATGCGGTGGTCTACCGCTCGATCTACATCACGCGCGACCTGTGCGAGCGGCTGCCTTCGGAGCCCTGCACGGTGCGCATCAGCCCGATCATCCGCAGCGTGCTGGCCGACTTCGCGGCGCGCGATGTGCATGTGCCCTCGACGCCGGCCGACCTGCGCCTCGCGCACGTGGTGGTCGACCAGCTGGCCGTGGCCGAGGTGCAGCGCTGCTACCTGCCGGCGGCCGCCGCGCCCGCGCTCGTCAGCGTGCTCGAGGCGCTGCAGGCGAACCCCGGCGACCATCGCTCGTTCGCCGAATGGGCCGAGAGCGTGCACATGACCGAGCGCACGCTCGCGCGCCAGTGCCAGCGCGAACTGGGCATGTCCTTCGGCGACTGGCGCCAGCGGCTTCGCTTCCTGCGCGCCATCGATGCATTGGAGGCGGGCCGCACGGTGCAGGAGATCGCGTTCGACCTGGGCTACAGCACCGCGTCGGCGTTCATCGCGATGTTCCAGCGCGAGGCCGGGACCACGCCGGAGCAGTACAGAAAAGAGTTCTGCGGCATTGCCTGA
- a CDS encoding DMT family transporter — MWLYAFPLLAVVIWSGNTVVSKMAAGAIAPAEISFYRWLLAALLFTPLALRPVLRNWSAIRPQLGRIAVLGLLGMVVYQSLAYYAAYMTTATHMGIIGSLTPMMVLGLSIVLLGQRLTAGAVAGSLLSIMGVLVVVSSGDLGLLTKSGANMGDGLMLLAMLAYAVYVILLKRWGMKDVPALQLLYLQIVMAVVALLPLYLLTPRMGLSAANLPLIGFAGLGASMVAPLVWMHTVAHIGPSRASMFFNLIPLFTAVIAAVVIGESLAAYHAVGGVLTVAGVLLAELWKAPLRARSLAGS, encoded by the coding sequence ATGTGGCTTTACGCCTTTCCCCTGCTCGCCGTCGTCATCTGGTCGGGCAACACCGTCGTCAGCAAGATGGCCGCGGGCGCCATCGCCCCGGCCGAGATCAGTTTCTATCGCTGGCTGCTGGCCGCCCTGCTCTTCACGCCGCTGGCGCTGCGGCCGGTGCTGCGCAACTGGTCGGCGATCCGCCCGCAGCTGGGCCGCATCGCGGTGCTCGGCCTCCTGGGCATGGTGGTCTACCAGAGCCTGGCCTACTACGCGGCCTACATGACCACGGCCACCCACATGGGCATCATCGGCTCGCTCACGCCGATGATGGTGCTGGGGTTGTCGATCGTGCTGCTGGGCCAGCGGCTCACGGCCGGCGCGGTGGCGGGCTCGCTGCTGTCGATCATGGGCGTGCTGGTGGTGGTGTCGTCGGGCGACCTCGGCCTGCTGACGAAGAGCGGCGCGAACATGGGCGACGGCCTGATGCTGCTCGCGATGCTGGCCTACGCCGTCTACGTGATCCTGCTCAAGCGCTGGGGCATGAAGGACGTGCCCGCACTGCAACTGCTCTACCTGCAGATCGTGATGGCCGTCGTCGCGCTGCTGCCGCTCTACCTGCTCACGCCGAGGATGGGCCTGTCGGCCGCCAACCTGCCGCTGATCGGCTTCGCGGGCCTGGGAGCCTCGATGGTCGCGCCGCTGGTGTGGATGCACACAGTGGCCCACATCGGGCCGAGCCGCGCGAGCATGTTCTTCAACCTGATCCCGCTGTTCACCGCGGTGATCGCGGCGGTGGTGATCGGCGAATCGCTCGCGGCGTACCACGCGGTGGGCGGCGTCCTGACGGTGGCGGGCGTGCTGCTGGCCGAGCTCTGGAAAGCGCCGCTGCGGGCGCGTTCGCTGGCCGGCTCCTGA